A single region of the Thermotoga profunda AZM34c06 genome encodes:
- the guaA gene encoding glutamine-hydrolyzing GMP synthase, which yields MKIIVVDYGSQYTQLIARVIRELGYYSQVVQFDEDIEISDIGALVLSGGPASVYEKDAPRLPKWFDRYRGKVLGICYGMQLISHELGGTVEPGRVAEYGRTQIQIVDKDLIFSEIEDQQTVWMSHGDHVKKLPDNFRVTAKSKDGIIAAATDDKRFWLLQFHPEVRHTVRGRDIIENFLSKVCGLSPNWNLEDFVKQKIDELKEQLAGKKVIAALSGGVDSSVACVLVHKAIGENLLNVFVDHGLLRKNEENEVPRVFREMLGLNLIKIDARDLFLEKLRGITDPETKRKIIGEQFIRVFEKQAQNYGATHLVQGTIYSDVIESAHSGKKTAAIKSHHNVGGLPKKMNLQIVEPLRNLFKDEVRIVGEILGIPRSIIHRQPFPGPGLGVRIVGEITQEKLEILKEADSILIETLKETGWYEKTWQAFAVLLPVKSVGVRGDQRAYDYVLALRSVDSVEGMTADWSRLPHEILDLVSRRILNSVKGIGRVVYDISSKPPATIEWE from the coding sequence ATGAAGATAATAGTGGTTGATTATGGTTCTCAGTACACGCAACTCATAGCACGAGTTATAAGAGAACTTGGTTATTACAGCCAGGTTGTCCAGTTCGATGAAGATATAGAGATATCGGATATCGGAGCACTGGTATTGTCTGGAGGTCCCGCGAGTGTTTATGAAAAAGACGCGCCAAGATTACCAAAGTGGTTTGATCGGTACAGAGGAAAAGTACTTGGAATATGTTATGGCATGCAATTGATTTCACACGAACTTGGAGGAACTGTCGAACCTGGTAGAGTGGCAGAGTATGGTAGAACTCAGATTCAGATAGTCGATAAAGATCTCATTTTCTCTGAAATAGAAGATCAACAAACAGTCTGGATGAGTCATGGAGATCATGTTAAAAAGTTGCCTGATAATTTCAGAGTCACAGCAAAGTCAAAAGATGGGATCATAGCGGCCGCAACCGATGATAAACGTTTCTGGCTTTTGCAATTTCATCCAGAGGTAAGGCACACAGTCAGAGGTAGAGATATAATTGAAAATTTTCTTTCCAAGGTTTGCGGACTTTCTCCAAATTGGAATCTGGAAGATTTCGTTAAACAAAAGATTGATGAGCTCAAAGAACAACTTGCTGGAAAAAAAGTCATTGCTGCTTTGTCTGGAGGAGTGGATTCTTCAGTTGCTTGCGTACTTGTTCATAAAGCGATCGGTGAAAATCTTCTGAACGTTTTTGTAGATCACGGGTTGTTGAGAAAAAATGAAGAAAACGAAGTACCAAGAGTTTTCAGAGAAATGCTTGGTTTGAATCTTATCAAAATAGATGCAAGGGATTTGTTTCTTGAAAAACTCAGAGGAATAACCGACCCAGAGACCAAAAGAAAGATCATCGGTGAACAATTCATAAGGGTCTTTGAGAAGCAGGCGCAAAATTATGGAGCGACACATTTAGTCCAAGGTACTATCTATTCAGACGTGATTGAAAGTGCGCATTCAGGTAAAAAAACAGCGGCGATAAAGAGTCATCACAACGTTGGAGGATTGCCAAAAAAGATGAATCTTCAAATCGTTGAGCCACTCAGGAATCTTTTCAAAGACGAAGTGAGAATCGTAGGTGAAATCTTGGGAATACCACGTTCGATCATTCACCGTCAACCCTTCCCCGGACCTGGACTTGGTGTGAGAATAGTTGGAGAGATAACACAAGAAAAACTCGAAATTCTCAAAGAAGCCGACAGTATCTTAATAGAGACCTTGAAAGAAACAGGGTGGTACGAAAAAACTTGGCAGGCGTTTGCGGTCCTTTTACCCGTTAAATCTGTCGGAGTGAGAGGCGATCAGCGGGCTTACGACTATGTTTTAGCATTGAGATCTGTTGACAGCGTAGAAGGAATGACGGCAGATTGGTCAAGGCTTCCACACGAGATTCTCGATCTTGTTTCAAGAAGAATTCTTAACTCTGTAAAAGGTATCGGGAGGGTGGTCTACGACATCAGTTCAAAACCCCCAGCGACGATTGAATGGGAATAA
- the kce gene encoding 3-keto-5-aminohexanoate cleavage enzyme: MDKLIITVAVCGAEVTRQDTPYIPLTPEEITHQTYEAYQVGASIVHLHVRDDEGKPTQNAEIFKKVVSMIRERCPGMIIQVSTGGAVWMSAQERLQSLEANPDMATLTTGTVNFGNDVFMNSMPMIEKFAVTMKEKGIMPEFECFDMGHIANAMRLVKKGLVEGHLHFDFVMGVPGGIAANARNLVAMVDSLPDGATWSVAGIGRHEFNMAAMAIAMGGNVRVGLEDNIYISKGILAKSNAELVEKVVRIAKELGRPIATCDEARQILRLRGNEK; encoded by the coding sequence ATGGATAAATTGATCATAACTGTTGCCGTTTGTGGTGCTGAGGTGACAAGACAAGACACTCCTTATATTCCATTGACACCTGAAGAAATCACTCATCAAACCTATGAGGCATACCAAGTGGGTGCTTCGATAGTTCATTTGCATGTCAGAGATGATGAAGGTAAACCAACCCAAAATGCCGAGATATTCAAAAAGGTTGTGAGTATGATCAGAGAAAGATGTCCTGGCATGATCATTCAGGTATCCACAGGCGGAGCTGTCTGGATGAGTGCACAAGAGAGACTTCAATCCTTAGAAGCAAACCCAGATATGGCTACTTTGACAACGGGTACTGTGAATTTTGGGAACGATGTCTTCATGAACAGTATGCCGATGATCGAGAAGTTTGCTGTGACTATGAAAGAAAAGGGAATCATGCCAGAGTTTGAATGTTTTGATATGGGACATATTGCAAATGCGATGCGGCTTGTCAAGAAAGGGCTTGTTGAAGGACATTTACATTTTGATTTTGTGATGGGTGTCCCTGGTGGAATTGCTGCGAATGCTCGAAACCTCGTCGCGATGGTCGATAGTTTACCAGATGGTGCTACTTGGTCTGTAGCTGGTATTGGTAGGCATGAATTCAATATGGCTGCGATGGCGATAGCGATGGGTGGGAATGTTAGAGTTGGTCTTGAAGATAATATATACATATCCAAAGGTATTCTTGCAAAATCAAATGCCGAACTGGTAGAAAAAGTGGTGAGGATCGCAAAAGAACTCGGCCGGCCGATTGCTACTTGTGACGAGGCAAGGCAGATACTCAGATTGAGAGGTAATGAAAAATGA